From Zingiber officinale cultivar Zhangliang chromosome 5B, Zo_v1.1, whole genome shotgun sequence, the proteins below share one genomic window:
- the LOC121984190 gene encoding adenylate kinase 4-like: MATGGKAVLEDVPSLDLMTELLRRMKCASKPDKRLILIGPPGSGKGTQSPIIKDEYCLCHLATGDMLRAAVAAKTPLGIKAKEAMDKGDLVSDDLVVGIIDEAIKRPSCQKGFILDGFPRTVVQAEKLDDMLAKQGTKIDKVLNFAIDDAILEERITGRWIHPSSGRTYHTKFNPPKVPGVDDVSGEHLIQRKDDTAEVLKSRLESFHRQTEPVIDYYRKKSIVAQLHAEKSPKEVTIEVQKVLS; encoded by the exons ATGGCGACCGGCGGCAAAGCGGTTCTCGAGGACGTTCCGTCGCTGGATCTGATGACGGAGCTCCTCCGCCGCATGAAATGCGCGTCGAAGCCCGACAAGCGCCTCATCCTCATAG GTCCACCGGGTTCCGGAAAGGGTACCCAATCTCCTATTATTAAGGATGAATATTGCTTGTGTCATTTGGCAACTGGTGACATGTTGAGAGCTGCTGTGGCTGCTAAGACCCCTTTAGGTATTAAAGCTAAAGAAGCTATGGATAAG GGAGATCTTGTTTCTGATGACTTGGTCGTTGGGATAATTGATGAGGCTATAAAAAGGCCATCATGCCAGAAAGGTTTCATTCTTGACGGATTCCCAAGGACAGTAGTTCAAGCAGAAAAG CTTGATGATATGCTAGCAAAGCAAGGTACCAAGATTGACAAGGTGCTCAACTTTGCAATTGATGATGCCATTTTGGAGGAAAGAATCACTGGGCGTTGGATTCATCCATCTAGTGGCAGGACTTATCATACAAAGTTTAATCCTCCAAAGGTTCCTGGTGTCGATGAT GTATCTGGAGAACACTTGATCCAGAGGAAGGATGACACAGCTGAAGTCCTCAAGTCAAGGCTTGAATCTTTTCATAGGCAAACTGAACCT GTTATTGATTACTACAGAAAAAAGAGCATTGTCGCTCAACTTCATGCTGAGAAGTCCCCCAAAGAAGTCACTATCGAAGTGCAGAAGGTTCTTTCCTGA